One segment of Cynocephalus volans isolate mCynVol1 chromosome 8, mCynVol1.pri, whole genome shotgun sequence DNA contains the following:
- the TENT5B gene encoding terminal nucleotidyltransferase 5B translates to MMPSESGAERRDPAAAQVRTAAASAMATAAPAGGGPDPEASSTSSGRHLSRLSWPQVKRLDALLREPIPIHGRGNFPTLSVQPRQVVQVVRSSLEEQGLHVHSVRLHGSAASHVLHPESGLGYKDLDLVFQMDLRSEASFQLTKAVVLACLLDFLPAGVSRAKITPLTLKEAYVQKLVKVCTDTDRWSLISLSNKSGKNVELKFVDSVRRQFEFSVDSFQIVLDSLLLFGQCSSTPMSEAFHPTVTGESLYGDFAEALEHLRHRVIATRNPEEIRGGGLLKYCHLLVRGFRPRPSTDVRALQRYMCSRFFIDFPDLVEQQRTLERYLEAHFGGADAARRYACLVTLHRVVNESTVCLMNHERRQTLDLIATLALQALAEQGPAATAALAWHPPGPDGVVPATVNYYVTPVQPLLARAHSYPTWLPCN, encoded by the exons ATGATGCCGTCGGAGAGCGGAGCTGAGCGCCGGGACCCGGCGGCTGCGCAGGTGCGGACGGCTGCGGCCTCGGCGATGGCCACGGCCGCCCCGGCAGGCGGCGGCCCCGACCCGGAGGCCTCGTCGACTTCCTCCGGCCGGCACCTGAGCAGGCTGAGCTGGCCACAGGTGAAGCGGCTGGACGCGCTCCTGAGAGAGCCGATTCCCATTCACGGGCGCGGCAACTTCCCCACGCTGAGCGTGCAGCCCAGGCAGGTCGTGCAG GTGGTCCGCAGCAGCCTGGAGGAACAGGGACTACATGTGCACAGTGTGCGGCTGCATGGCTCGGCTGCCAGCCACGTGCTGCACCCTGAGAGTGGCCTGGGCTACAAGGACCTGGACCTGGTGTTCCAGATGGACCTGCGCAGCGAGGCATCCTTCCAGCTGACCAAGGCAGTGGTGCTGGCCTGCCTGCTGGACTTCCTGCCGGCCGGTGTGAGCCGGGCCAAGATCACACCACTGACACTGAAGGAGGCGTACGTGCAGAAGCTGGTGAAAGTGTGCACAGACACAGACCGCTGGAGCCTCATCTCACTGTCCAACAAGAGTGGCAAAAATGTAGAGCTCAAGTTTGTGGACTCGGTGAGGCGCCAGTTCGAGTTCAGCGTAGACTCCTTCCAGATCGTCCTGGACTCCCTGCTGCTCTTTGGCCAGTGCTCATCCACGCCCATGTCTGAGGCCTTCCACCCAACAGTGACAGGTGAGAGCCTGTACGGGGACTTCGCCGAGGCCTTGGAGCACCTGCGGCACCGTGTCATCGCCACGCGCAACCCTGAGGAGATCCGTGGTGGTGGCCTCCTCAAGTACTGCCACCTTCTGGTGCGGGGCTTCCGGCCGCGGCCCAGCACTGACGTGCGCGCCCTGCAACGCTACATGTGCTCCCGCTTCTTCATCGACTTTCCAGACCTGGTGGAGCAGCAGCGCACTCTGGAGCGCTACCTGGAGGCCCACTTCGGTGGAGCTGACGCAGCCCGCCGTTATGCCTGCCTGGTGACGCTGCACCGCGTGGTCAATGAGAGCACCGTGTGCCTCATGAACCATGAGCGCCGCCAGACACTGGACCTCATTGCCACACTGGCGCTCCAGGCGCTGGCTGAGCAAGGCCCGGCTGCCACTGCTGCCCTGGCCTGGCACCCTCCAGGCCCCGATGGGGTTGTGCCGGCCACTGTCAATTACTATGTGACCCCTGTGCAGCCTCTGCTGGCTCGGGCCCACTCCTATCCCACCTGGCTGCCTTGTAACTGA